One Trichomycterus rosablanca isolate fTriRos1 chromosome 12, fTriRos1.hap1, whole genome shotgun sequence DNA window includes the following coding sequences:
- the cmklr2 gene encoding chemerin-like receptor 2, translated as MKMEDLDYENYTYDYLEYGDFEEVKPEGYVQKQALHITSVIVYSLAFVIGVIGNGIVIWLTAFKIKRTVNTVWLQNLAIADFIFVLFLPFSIDYVLRDFNWVFGQDMCKLNSFVCTVNMYASVLSLTVLSLDRYISLVHLRWCQKFRTVQMAWIVCLLIWVVSALISSPALIFRETINYQQKVVCFNNFHNVDRHIAMIRHIAMVTLRTTVGFLLPFLTISMTAILLAIKMKSNTIHISSFSRMVLAVIVAFFLCWAPFHTFGLMELSLHTSPDLHRAMSVGFPLATSLAFFNSCVNPLLYGLFRKKMWAILKTSCLSLTKSSLRELSENLSATESVLIRASCSPEEAAASTTV; from the coding sequence ATGAAAATGGAGGATTTGGACTATGAAAACTACACCTATGACTATTTGGAGTACGGAGATTTTGAGGAGGTAAAACCAGAGGGTTATGTCCAGAAACAGGCTTTGCATATTACTTCTGTAATCGTCTACTCCTTGGCATTTGTTATTGGTGTAATTGGGAATGGCATTGTGATCTGGTTGACTGCATTCAAAATCAAACGGACAGTTAACACTGTATGGCTGCAAAACCTGGCCATTGCCGATTTCatatttgttcttttcttgCCTTTCTCCATTGATTATGTGCTACGTGACTTTAATTGGGTCTTTGGTCAGGATATGTGCAAACTAAACTCTTTTGTGTGTACTGTGAACATGTATGCCAGTGTCCTATCCCTCACTGTGCTCAGTCTGGATCGCTACATCTCTCTGGTACACCTAAGGTGGTGCCAAAAGTTCCGTACTGTGCAAATGGCCTGGATTGTATGTTTGCTGATCTGGGTTGTGTCTGCTCTAATAAGCAGTCCGGCTCTGATTTTTCGAGAAACAATAAATTACCAACAAAAGGTTGTATGTTTTAATAACTTCCATAATGTGGATAGACATATTGCTATGATTAGACATATTGCCATGGTGACTCTCCGCACTACAGTTGGCTTCCTGCTACCGTTTCTTACAATCAGCATGACTGCTATACTGCTGGCCATAAAAATGAAGTCCAACACAATTCACATTTCCAGTTTCTCCAGAATGGTCCTTGCTGTTATTGTGGCTTTCTTCCTCTGCTGGGCACCATTCCACACCTTTGGCCTAATGGAGTTGAGTCTGCACACCTCACCCGACCTACACCGCGCCATGTCTGTGGGGTTTCCTCTGGCTACCAGCCTTGCTTTCTTCAACAGCTGTGTTAACCCATTGCTCTATGGGCTGTTTCGTAAGAAAATGTGGGCAATTCTTAAGACATCCTGCTTAAGCCTTACAAAGAGCTCACTGCGAGAGCTCAGTGAGAACCTGTCTGCCACAGAGTCTGTGTTAATTCGTGCAAGCTGTTCACCTGAGGAAGCTGCAGCCAGCACTACAGTCTGA